A stretch of the Solanum dulcamara chromosome 6, daSolDulc1.2, whole genome shotgun sequence genome encodes the following:
- the LOC129892941 gene encoding probable protein phosphatase 2C 55, protein MWDFNIRNVLFHWFKPWKQRYKNTIFEGSFTACIITLDKKKNTLYAANGKCKDNPSIAQEMKLIIDKDDILIVGTDGMLVNMNESEIEKIVRKGIDRKLKAEELVGKIGKAVWYNSFDRFADTPYARTAKREGLSQTHKGGNIDDITVIIAYIN, encoded by the exons ATGTGGGATTTCAACATCAGAAATGTTCTTTTTCActggttcaagccttggaaacagcgttataaaaatacaatttttgaaGGATCGTTTACGGCTTGTATTATAACTTTAGACAAGAAAAAGAATACTTTATATGCTGCTAAT GGAAAGTGCAAGGATAATCCTAGTATTGCTCAGGAGATGAAATTAATCATCGACaaagatgatattttgattgttgggACGGATGGGATGCTTGTTAATATGAATGAAAGTGAGATTGAGAAAATTGTTCGAAAAGGGATTGATAGGAAGTTAAAAGCAGAAGAGTTGGTTGGAAAAATTGGAAAGGCTGTGTGGTATAACTCATTTGATAGATTTGCAGATACACCATATGCAAGAACAGCTAAGAGGGAAGGCCTTAGTCAAACACACAAAGGAGGAAACATTGATGATATTACTGTTATTATAGCTTATATCAATTAA
- the LOC129892940 gene encoding aspartic proteinase nepenthesin-1-like — protein MDMRSEARISKLMIDHDLEKNGDKFQIYPIYTSEFLVPLKIGTPTVPQILIMDTGSLLLWVHCGPTIGGEGSPGRTEGNLASEVVTFDSRNGTEVTIKRLMFGCSSIYSKGADRCSGVLGLGQRAISLVSQLNYTGFSYCIGNINDRNYDSNTLVLGGEPIIIAASTPMFMLIGKYYITLEKINVGDKFLDIDPNIFKRVDYQGGMLVDSGAPSTYLMWHSIN, from the exons ATGGATATGAGATCAGAGGCTCGCATTTCAAAGCTTATGATTGACCATGATCTAGAAAAAAATGGCGATAAATTTCAGATTTACCCAATCTATACCTCCGAGTTTCTTGTTCCATTAAAGATTGGCACACCTACTGTGCCACAAATTCTTATCATGGACACTGGTAGTTTATTACTTTGGGTTCATTGTGGCCCCACCATTGGTGGTGAAGGCTCACCAG GTCGGACTGAAGGAAATCTTGCTTCTGAAGTTGTGACATTTGATTCAAGAAATGGAACTGAAGTGACTATCAAGCGTCTTATGTTTGGATGTTCCTCAATATATTCTAAAGGTGCAGATCGTTGTAGTGGAGTTCTTGGACTTGGACAACGAGCTATTTCTTTAGTTTCTCAACTAAATTATACTGGATTTTCCTATTGTATCGGCAATATAAATGATAGAAACTATGATTCAAACACATTAGTTTTGGGAGGAGAGCCTATAATTATAGCAGCCTCCACTCCCATGTTTATGCTTATAGGCAAATACTATATAACCTTAGAAAAAATCAATGTCGGAGACAAGTTTCTTGACATCGATCCAAACATATTCAAGAGGGTCGATTACCAAGGTGGAATGCTTGTTGATAGCGGGGCCCCTTCAACTTATTTGATGTGGCATTCAataaattga